The following nucleotide sequence is from uncultured Roseateles sp..
GGCGCAATGGGGCTGGCAGGGCACGCTGACGCAGATGGGCTGGTTCTTCACCAAGGCTGCGCTGCTGACCTTCGGTGGCGCCTACGCCGTGCTGCCCTATGTCTACCAGGGCGCGGTGGAGCAGTACCACTGGCTCAATGCGACGCAGATGATCGATGGTCTGGCGCTGGGCGAGACCACCCCCGGCCCGCTGATCATGGTGGTGGCCTTTGTCGGCTTCGTCGGCGGCTGGGCAAGCCGCGTGTTCGGCCCCGACGCCCTGTTCCTGGCCGGCGCGGCAGCGGCCACGGTGGTGACCTTCGTCACCTTTTTGCCGTCCTTTGTCTTCATCTTCGCCGGCGGACCGCTGATCGAGACCACCCACGGCAATCTGAAGTTCACCGCTCCGCTGACGGCCATCACTGCCGCCGTGGTCGGGGTGATACTCAACTTGGCGCTGTTCTTCGCCTACCACGTGCTGTGGCCCCAGGGTTTTGCCGGCCGTTTCGACTGGCCCTCGGCACTGATTGCCGCGGGCGCCCTGGTGGCGCTGTTCCGTTTCAAGCTGGGCGTGCTGGGCCTGCTGGCCGGCTGTGCGGCGATCGGCCTGGCCTTTAGCGCCCTGTCCGCCAGCTGATTGAGTTCCGCACCGCAAGAGATGGCGTCGGCGATGGCGCTGGCTACGAAGGCAAGCTGGGCACTGCTCAGCTTTGTGCCAGGCGAGGGGGAGGTTGCTCAGTCAGGCGGGAGCTGAGGCGGACTCCTAGGCGGCCGTCGCGTCGTGGGCGCAACCGGCACGTGGCGGCAACAGCCGCTGAACCAGCGGGTGCGAGACCTTCTTCTCGGTGCCAATCGCGAAGTACTGCTCCTCAACACCGTTGCAATGGCCGACACGCTGCACGTCGTAGCGGTGCACCAGTTCGTCATGCACCAGCTCGGCGGCGGGGAACACCCCCATGCCGCCTGCGCCGAAGGTCTTGAGCAGGGCACTGTCCTCGAATTCGCCGACCACGCGCGGGCGCACCCCCAGGCGCTCGAACCACTGGTCGATGCGGCCTCGCACCGCGACGTGGGCGGTGGGCAGCAGCACCGGCACCTCGGCCAGCGACTGCGGAAAGCCGGCCCGTGCGGCCTCGAACCAGCCGCTGCTGGCATACCAGCCCAGCGCCGAGGCCCCCAGCGCGTGGCTGTAGACCTTCAGGTTGGGATTGGCTGGCACCGGCCGGTCGGCCAGCACCACGTCCAGCCGGTGCAGGGCCAGGTCGGCCAGCAGGTCTGCGAAGTCGGCCTCGTGGCACAGCAGGCGCAGCCGAGGCTCGTGCAGCACCGGCTGCATCAGGCGGTGTATCACCAGCTTGGGCAGACCGTCCGAGATGCCGACGGCCAAGCGCACTGAGGGTGAGCTGACCGCCTCGCGCACGACGCCGGGCAGCTGCTCACCGAGTTGGAAGATCAGCTCCGCCTGTCGCATGGCGGCGTTGCCGGCCTCCGTCAGCACCAGGCCGCGGCCTGCCGGCTTGAGCAGGCTGTGGCCCAGCGAGCGCTCCAGCTCGCGCACCTGCGTACTCACCGTCTGCACCGCCATGCCCAGCCGCTCGGCTGCGCGGGCGATGCCGCCCTCCTTGGCGACGACCCAGAAGTAGTACAGGTGGCGGTAGCTGAAATCGAGGCTCATATTCCCTTATTTCGGAAGTATTGATCTCTTATTGTCTGCTTTTTAATGTTGGTTTGAGGCGCTATCGTGGCGCAGTCACTCTCGCCCGAGCCAACCCAATACAACCCGACCCAGCCCTTCGCCGGAGACCTGTGGATGCATAGCCTGCTTGACCCCGCAATCCTGTTTTTCGTCTTCGGCATGTTGGCCGGATTGGTGAAATCGAACCTCGAGATTCCCGCGCCGATCTCGCGTTTCCTGTCGCTCTACCTGTTGATGGCGCTCGGACTGAAGGGCGGCTTCGCCCTGGCCAAGTCGGGGCTGACGCCCGAGGTGCTGGTCAGCCTGGCCTGTGCCCTCGTCATGGCTGTGGTGGTGCCGGCCCTGGGCTATCTGCTTCTGCGCCGCTTCCTGTCGGGCTTTGACGCGGCGGCCATTGCCGCCACCTACGGCTCGGTCAGTGCCGTGACCTTCATCACCGCCGTGCAGTACCTCGATACCCACGGCGTCGCCTTCGGCGGTCACATGGCGGCAGCGATGGCCCTGATGGAGTCGCCGGCGATCCTGATGGCGGTGCTGTTGTCGAACCTGGTGCGCCAGCGCCAGGCGGCGAGTGCGCCGGCCGGTTCCGACCTGCCTGCCATGCCGCGCGGCGGCGTGTCGATGCGCAAGGTGCTGCACGAATCGTTCACCGATGGCGCCCAGCTGCTGCTGCTCGGCGCGATGGTGGTGGGTCTCCTCACCGGCGAGTCGGGCCAGCGGGCGATGCAGCCTTTCTCCGTCGATCTGTTCAAGGGTATGCTGGCCTTCTTCCTGCTCGACATGGGCCTGATGGCCTCGCGCAACCTCGGTCAGCTGCGCGGCAAATCGCCCTGGCTGCTGGCCTATGCGCTGGGCGGCCCGCTGGTGCATGCGGCGCTGGCCCTGGCCCTGGCCTGGGCCGTGGGCATGAGCCCGGGCAACGGCGCGCTGCTGGTGGTGCTGGCTGCCAGCGCCTCCTACATCGCCGTGCCGGCGGTGGTGCGCCAGGCCATACCCGAGGCGCAGCCTTCGCTGTATTTCGGCATGTCGCTGGGGCTGACCTTTCCGTTCAACATCCTGCTGGGCATTCCGTTGTACGTGAGCGCTGCCAGGCATGTGCTCGGGTGATCGCGAGGTGGCCACCAGCGCGTAAGATCGATCGCGAACGCACAGGAGGCGGCATGGCGAGCAAGACCCCGGACCGGCGGCCGACTCCGCTGCCAACCCACCGGCCCACCGCGCTGATCACCGGCGCGTCGTCGGGCATCGGCGAGGCGCTGGCCGGCTGTTTCGCCGCTGGCGGCCACAACCTGGTGCTGGTGGCGCGCAGCGCCGACAAGCTCCAGACGCTGGCCAAGGCCCTGTCCACTGCGCATGGCGTCAAGGCCTGGGTGGCACCAGCCGATCTGTCGCGGCCTGATGCGGCCGAGTCGCTGGCCGTGGCGATGAAACGTGCTCGCCGACCGATCGACGTGCTCGTCAACAATGCCGGCGTGCTCGCGCGGGGCAGCTTCGTTGAGATGGCGGCACAGCGCCACGGCCAGATGATCGATCTGAACGTGTCGGGCCTGAGCGCGATGCTGGCGCACTTCCTGCCGGCCATGGTCGCCCGGGGCAGCGGCCGAGTGCTCAACGTAGCCTCGATCGCAGCCTTCCAGCCGGTACCCTCGCTGGCCACCTACGCGGCCACCAAGGCCTATGTGCTGTCGCTGACCGAGTCGCTGTCTGAGGAGCTCAAGGGCAGCGGCGTCAGCATCACCGCTCTGTGCCCGGGCATCACCGCGACGAATATGCTGGCCAGAGCGCAGCAAGAAGACACGCAGCTGGGCAGGCTGCCGGGCTTCGTCGTCGGCGGCGCCGAAGCGGTGGCTGCCGAGGGCTATGAGGCCTGCATGCGCGGCGAGGTGATTCGCGTGCCGGGCGTGCTGAACCTGGCCACGATACTGGCCGCCCGCGCCACGCCGAAATGGCTGTTGCGCCGCGTCAGCGGTGCGCTGGCGCGGACACTGATCTAGGCAGAATCCATGACGCGTCAATCGCGCCCCTACGATGTCGTGCTCTACGGCGCCAGTGGCTTTGTAGGCCGTCAGACGGTGGCCTACTTTGCCGAGCATGCGCCGGCCCTGCGCTGGGCCCTGGCGGGCCGCGACGAGGTCAAGCTGCGGCAGGTGCGCCAGGCCTGCGGGCCCGGTGCAGCGGCGGCGGGCCTCATCGTGGCCGATGCGCAGGACCAGGCCGCACTGGTCGCCCTGGCGTCCCAGGCCCGCGTGGTGCTCAGCACGGCCGGGCCGTTTGCGCTGCACGGCTCGGCCCTGGTCGCGGCTTGCGTCGAGCAGCGCACGCACTATGTGGACATCACCGGCGAGACGCCCTGGGTGCGCGGCCTGATCGACCTGCATCATGCGCAGGCCGCCCGCGACGGCACGCGCATCATCCCCTGCTGCGGCTTCGATTCGGTGCCGTCCGACCTCGGCGCCTGGCTGGTCGCCCATGCGATCGGGCAGCGCTTCGGTGAGGCATGCATCAGCGTCAAGGCCTGCCATGCCATGCGCGGCGGGCTCAATGGCGGTACGCTGGCCTCGGCGCTGAACATGATGGATGGCGACCAGGGCAAGCTGTTCGCCCAGCCCTTTCTGCTCAACCCCGATGGCTCCGTGCCACCGGTTGCACCGGGACAGGGCGATCCGATCGGGCCGCACCACGATGCCGACTTCGGCGCCTGGGTCGGCCCCTTCGTGATGGGGCCGATCAACACCCGCGTCGTGCGGCGCAGCGCCGCGCTGCTGGCGGCCGGCGGCGACGCAGCCTACGCCCCCGACTTCAGCTACCAGGAGTACCTGCGTTTCGGCAAGGGCACTGCGGCGGCGCTGACGGCCGGCGGCGTGACCCTGGGCCTTGGCGTCGGCATGACGGCGCTGCGCTTCAAGCCCTGGCGTGCGCTGGCCCAGCGGCTGATGCCCGGCCCGGGCAGCGGGCCCTCGGAGCGCAGCATGGACGGCGGCTGGTTCCGCTGCGAGCTGATCGGCACGAGTGCCGGCAGTCGGCGGCTGCGCGGGCGCGTTGCCGGCAAAGGGGATCCCGGCAACCGCGCGACCACGCGCTTCGTCTGCGAGGCGGCGCTCGCCCTGGCGCTCGATGGTGCCGATCTGCCGGGCGGCGCCCGGCGCGGCGGTGTGCTGACCCCCGCCAGCGGCCTGGGCGAGGTGCTGGTGCGCCGCCTGCAGGTGGCAGGCATGACGCTGGAAGTCGCCCGCGAGGGTTCCTAGGCCCCCAATGAGATGCCCAGCCCACGCGCCGCCGTCAGCAGCTCGTGGTCGGCCGGCACCGGTCGGCTGCAGCCGGCCACCGCGGCCATCGGCACGCTGACGATCTCGGCGCCCTGCAGCGCCACCATGTAGCCCCATTCGCGGCGCAGCACCCGCTGCGCTGCGGCATAGCCGAAGCGAGTGGCCAGCACACGGTCGAAAGGTGTCGGCGAGCCGCCGCGCTGTACGTGGCCCAGCAGGGTGGCGCGCACCTCGCTTTTGAGCAGTGGCTGCAGTTGCTGGGCCAGCACCGCGCCGACACCACCCAGTCGCAGCGGGTCGGGGCTGTCGGCCAGCGTTTGCGTGACCGTCAGGCCGGTGCCTTCGAGGCGAGCACCTTCGGCAACGCAGATCAGCGTGTAGCCCTGTCTGGCCTCGCGCGCGCGGCAGACCTCGGCCACGGCCTCCAGCCGGTAGGGCAGCTCGGGCAGCAGGATGATGTGGGCACCGCCAGCCAGGCCGCCTTCCAGCGCAATCCAGCCGGCATAGCGGCCCATGGTCTCGACAATCATCACGCGGCCGTGGCTGCGTGCGGTGGTGTCCAGCCGGTCCAGTGCCTCGGACACCACGGCCACGGCGCTGTCGAAGCCAAAGCTGCGCTCGTTGTGGCAGATGTCGTTGTCTATGGTCTTGGGCACGCCGACCACCGGCAGGCCGAGGTCGGCGAAGCCCTGGGCAATGGTCATCGTGCCGTCGCCGCCGATGGCAACCAGCCCATCCAGCTTCAGTTCGCGCGCGTAGGCCATCGCCTCGGCCGACACATCGGCGCCGCCGGCACCGAAATAGTGGAAGGGGTCGCAGCGGTTGTGCGTGCCGAGCATCGTGCCCCCCTGGGCCAGGATGCCGGCCACGGCAGCTGCATCGAGTGTCATGACATCGCGCGTCAGCAGGCCCAGAAAGCCGCGCCGTATACCCGTGACCCGGGCCACGCCCTGCTGCAGCAGTGCCAGGGTGACCGCGCGTATCACCGCGTTGAGCCCGGGGCAGTCGCCGCCACCGGTGAGCAGTCCGATATGCATTGGCGCTTTCAGGGACCGTGATCGAGGTAGCTGGAGGGCAGCAGCATGCTGCGCGCCTCGGCCGGCGGAACATAGCGCAGCATCAGCCGCTCCATCGTGCCGTCTCGTGTGATCTGGTCGAGCAGCCGGCCCCATTGCCGGGCCTGCTCGGCCTTGAAGTTCTTCTTGCTCATGGCCAGGTGCACCAGCGCTGGTTTGTCATCCGTCTCCCATTGCAGCGGGACGTAATCCGGCAACTCATCGGCCTGCAGGTAGTGGCGATAGACCATGGGGTAGGAGAATATGGCCTGGATCTGGCCGCTGCGCAGCTTGGCGAACAACGCCGGCTGGTCCACCACCTCCAGCAGCCGCTTCTCGGCCCGCAAGGACTCGACCATGGCCTGATCGGCCGGCAGGTGCTGGTAGCCGCGCACGATGCCCAGCGTCCAGTTCGGGTGTTCAATGAATGCGCTGCGCGTGCCCGCCTCGGCCAACAGGTCACGGGGGATCAGCGTCACGCCCTGGATCTGCATCAGCGGGTGCAGCCAGCTGTAGCTCGCCCGGTCGTCCGAGTGCAGCGCCGACAGCGTCATGTCCAGCCGGTTGGCGCGAAGCTCGATCCAGATGCGGGCCCGTGCCATCGGTTCAAACACAAAGTTGCAGCCGCTGCGTTTTTGCAGCGTCGCGGCAATGTCGCGGTCCAGGCCGGCACCCTGCTTGGCGCCGCGCGGCAGCGAGTGGAAGGGGCCGAGCTCGTACAGGCCTACCCGTATCGGGCGCTCGGGGCAGGTGGGCGAAGCCGGCCCGGCCCAGGCCGTCAGGGTCGCCTGCAATGACAAGAGACCGGCGAGCCAGTGCGCTACAGGCCGGCGCAGCCAGCAGGTGGCAAACAACAGTCGCATCGAGAGTCGCATGGTTGTTCTTGTCCCGCTGGGCACGGCCACTGCGCCGGGGCCGGATCCTGACACTCCCCGAGCCCATTGTTGGCACAGATCGGGCCGTTGGCAAGGCGGATCTGTTGTTCAGTGCGCCATCGGGGTATGCGACGAGCCCGCGCTAGGGGCGTGTCAGCTTGACCATTTCGCCCGTGGCCAGGGTACCCTCCAGCAGCTTGGCGCTGACGGGCTTGACGGTCACGCTGATGTCGGGGCAGGCCGGTGAGACGGCTGAGCCCCAGGCCGTGAACTCGAGCTCCGAGGCTTTGCTGTTCTGCACCGTGACGGGGAACTTCGTGCCCTTGCAGGCCCTGGGCTTGGTGCCACTGCTCGCAGCCGGGTCAGACCAGGTGCCCGAGAAATTGGTGAGCAACAGCGTCGCCGATGACGGTCGGCCCGAGCCTGCCTGAACGCTGACCTTCCACTTGCCATTGAAGATGTCGGTGTCGGGCTCGGCCTGGGCCCAGACGGCCGGAACGCAGAGACCACAGAGCAGCGAGAGGAGTATTTTCTTCATGGCAGGCTTTCAGAGCAGGTGTTGTGTCCCGTGACCAGGCGGTGCCCGCCTTCGGGCCAACGGCGCCGTCAACAAGGGGCCACGAGCAAGATTACCCGAGTGAAAATAGAACGGGCCGCCCGCCAGCTAGCGTAGCCAGCGAGCCACGGTCTTGTCGTAGTCGCCGGTGGCCTTGGCCAGATGCAGCCACTGGTCGAACCAGGCTTTGAACACCGCGTCGCCTCGCGGAAGCAGCCAGGCCATTTCGCCGTACTGCAGGGGCTTGTCGGGGTTGACGGCGCACAGGCCGGGCCGCAGCTTCTGCTGAACGATGGTCTCTACCGATTCGGAGATCATCACGTCTGCATTGCCCTTCAGGATTTCATCGAAGATGGTCGTGTTGTCCGGGAATATGATGATCTTCGCCTGCTTGAAATTGGCGCGGGCAAAGCGCTCGTTGCTGCCGCCCGGGTTCTCGATCACAGTCACCGTCGGCTTGTCGATGTCGGCCACGGTCTGGAACTTCGCCACGTTCTCGCACTTGGTGATAGGCGCCTTGCCGTTGACCATGTACGGCGTGGTGAAGAACGCCGTCTTCTGGCGGTCCAGGGTGACCGAAATCCCACCCAGGCCCACATCGCACTTCTCGACAAAGTCCTTCATCAGCGTAGGCCACGCTGACTTGACCAGTTCCACCTCCACGCCGAGTGCCTTGCCGGCCATCTGCACCAGATCGACATCCAGGCCCTCGAAGCCACCATCCGCACGCAGCAGGCTGAACGGCTTGTAGTCGCCGGGCGTGCAGACGCGCAGCTTGCCGCTCTTTTGCACCTGGTCCAGGCGCGAGGCCGGCATATCTTGGGCGCCGGCTGCCGCAATGGCGAAGGACGACAGAGCGATGGCGAGAAGTCGGATCTGCATGGCAACTCCAGGGTGGGTATGTGGCGCTGATTGTGCCTTTGGCGACGCAGGGCTGGACGGGCTATTCATCACTTGGCTCCCTGATGCCGAGGCGTCGCCGAACCTGCTCCGCAGGAAAGACGACCTCTCTCGCCAGCCAAATCTTGAACCTGAGCGACGCAGGGTCGGTGGACTTGTGCAGGTACGAGTGGAGCGCGTCCGCGCTGATGCGTTGGAGCTTCGAGTCGCGGTCGAGACGGCACCCGTCCGGGTACTGCTGCCGAACGACGGCATCGCGAGGAAAATTCTCGATGACCTTTCGAACGTCGTTGAGGCTGATCCAGCGACGGTGGCTCTCATCTTCGATGATATCGATGGGGATGCCGTGATGTTCGTAGTGACGCCCGGCCAAGGGTGCCAGGGCAGCTTGCTTGGTCGCGGCACCGAGGCCCGCCACGATGTCCAGGATGGGCCTCGCCAGTGTCATGCCAAACAGCGGCGCGCAAACCACCAGCGCGACGGTGCCGAGCGTTCGCCAGATCGCGTAGGTGATCAGAGCGCAGGCGGCGGCTCTGATGGCGACTTGGAGCAGCAGTTGGTACATGGGGCTTTCGAGCTTACGTCAGCCAGCGGCTCATCGAAGGGCCCGGTCTGCCGGCTGGTCATGGTCAGGTGCAGACGGTGCGCGCGAACCCCGCGAATGAGGGGTGGCAACCGAAATCGGGCTGGCTAGACTAATTTCGAAAGAGGTGGTGGACAACGTGCTCTTCGGGGTCCGCGCTGTTCAACAATGGCTTGCTCGTCCTAACGCAATGTGGGGAAAGCATGAAACTCAGACTTGTCGCGTTTGTCGCTGTCGCGGTTTCCACCGGTGCCTTGGCCGACACCACCTTCAATCTGGGCAACCTTGTCGGCCCAACGCCAATCGGCGACATGGTTTCCGGGCTGTTCACGGATTCCTATGACTTCAGCGTGGCGGCTGCCTCGAAGGGCGCCGTCGTTGCCTTCAACACCTGGTATGACATCACGCCGCCGGGAATCACCCTCGGCAAGATCAGCAGCTTCAGTGGCATGCTCGACGGCACCCCGCTAGCCTTTTCTTCAATTTCGACCCCCATATCGCCAGGGGTCAATCAAGAGATTCAAACGCTTGCCGCTTCGACGGTGCCGCTGG
It contains:
- a CDS encoding LysR family transcriptional regulator, which encodes MSLDFSYRHLYYFWVVAKEGGIARAAERLGMAVQTVSTQVRELERSLGHSLLKPAGRGLVLTEAGNAAMRQAELIFQLGEQLPGVVREAVSSPSVRLAVGISDGLPKLVIHRLMQPVLHEPRLRLLCHEADFADLLADLALHRLDVVLADRPVPANPNLKVYSHALGASALGWYASSGWFEAARAGFPQSLAEVPVLLPTAHVAVRGRIDQWFERLGVRPRVVGEFEDSALLKTFGAGGMGVFPAAELVHDELVHRYDVQRVGHCNGVEEQYFAIGTEKKVSHPLVQRLLPPRAGCAHDATAA
- a CDS encoding sodium-dependent bicarbonate transport family permease — its product is MHSLLDPAILFFVFGMLAGLVKSNLEIPAPISRFLSLYLLMALGLKGGFALAKSGLTPEVLVSLACALVMAVVVPALGYLLLRRFLSGFDAAAIAATYGSVSAVTFITAVQYLDTHGVAFGGHMAAAMALMESPAILMAVLLSNLVRQRQAASAPAGSDLPAMPRGGVSMRKVLHESFTDGAQLLLLGAMVVGLLTGESGQRAMQPFSVDLFKGMLAFFLLDMGLMASRNLGQLRGKSPWLLAYALGGPLVHAALALALAWAVGMSPGNGALLVVLAASASYIAVPAVVRQAIPEAQPSLYFGMSLGLTFPFNILLGIPLYVSAARHVLG
- a CDS encoding SDR family oxidoreductase is translated as MASKTPDRRPTPLPTHRPTALITGASSGIGEALAGCFAAGGHNLVLVARSADKLQTLAKALSTAHGVKAWVAPADLSRPDAAESLAVAMKRARRPIDVLVNNAGVLARGSFVEMAAQRHGQMIDLNVSGLSAMLAHFLPAMVARGSGRVLNVASIAAFQPVPSLATYAATKAYVLSLTESLSEELKGSGVSITALCPGITATNMLARAQQEDTQLGRLPGFVVGGAEAVAAEGYEACMRGEVIRVPGVLNLATILAARATPKWLLRRVSGALARTLI
- a CDS encoding saccharopine dehydrogenase NADP-binding domain-containing protein; the encoded protein is MTRQSRPYDVVLYGASGFVGRQTVAYFAEHAPALRWALAGRDEVKLRQVRQACGPGAAAAGLIVADAQDQAALVALASQARVVLSTAGPFALHGSALVAACVEQRTHYVDITGETPWVRGLIDLHHAQAARDGTRIIPCCGFDSVPSDLGAWLVAHAIGQRFGEACISVKACHAMRGGLNGGTLASALNMMDGDQGKLFAQPFLLNPDGSVPPVAPGQGDPIGPHHDADFGAWVGPFVMGPINTRVVRRSAALLAAGGDAAYAPDFSYQEYLRFGKGTAAALTAGGVTLGLGVGMTALRFKPWRALAQRLMPGPGSGPSERSMDGGWFRCELIGTSAGSRRLRGRVAGKGDPGNRATTRFVCEAALALALDGADLPGGARRGGVLTPASGLGEVLVRRLQVAGMTLEVAREGS
- a CDS encoding ATP-dependent 6-phosphofructokinase; this encodes MHIGLLTGGGDCPGLNAVIRAVTLALLQQGVARVTGIRRGFLGLLTRDVMTLDAAAVAGILAQGGTMLGTHNRCDPFHYFGAGGADVSAEAMAYARELKLDGLVAIGGDGTMTIAQGFADLGLPVVGVPKTIDNDICHNERSFGFDSAVAVVSEALDRLDTTARSHGRVMIVETMGRYAGWIALEGGLAGGAHIILLPELPYRLEAVAEVCRAREARQGYTLICVAEGARLEGTGLTVTQTLADSPDPLRLGGVGAVLAQQLQPLLKSEVRATLLGHVQRGGSPTPFDRVLATRFGYAAAQRVLRREWGYMVALQGAEIVSVPMAAVAGCSRPVPADHELLTAARGLGISLGA
- a CDS encoding ABC transporter substrate-binding protein, yielding MRLLFATCWLRRPVAHWLAGLLSLQATLTAWAGPASPTCPERPIRVGLYELGPFHSLPRGAKQGAGLDRDIAATLQKRSGCNFVFEPMARARIWIELRANRLDMTLSALHSDDRASYSWLHPLMQIQGVTLIPRDLLAEAGTRSAFIEHPNWTLGIVRGYQHLPADQAMVESLRAEKRLLEVVDQPALFAKLRSGQIQAIFSYPMVYRHYLQADELPDYVPLQWETDDKPALVHLAMSKKNFKAEQARQWGRLLDQITRDGTMERLMLRYVPPAEARSMLLPSSYLDHGP
- a CDS encoding transporter substrate-binding domain-containing protein, whose translation is MQIRLLAIALSSFAIAAAGAQDMPASRLDQVQKSGKLRVCTPGDYKPFSLLRADGGFEGLDVDLVQMAGKALGVEVELVKSAWPTLMKDFVEKCDVGLGGISVTLDRQKTAFFTTPYMVNGKAPITKCENVAKFQTVADIDKPTVTVIENPGGSNERFARANFKQAKIIIFPDNTTIFDEILKGNADVMISESVETIVQQKLRPGLCAVNPDKPLQYGEMAWLLPRGDAVFKAWFDQWLHLAKATGDYDKTVARWLR
- a CDS encoding FxDxF family PEP-CTERM protein, giving the protein MKLRLVAFVAVAVSTGALADTTFNLGNLVGPTPIGDMVSGLFTDSYDFSVAAASKGAVVAFNTWYDITPPGITLGKISSFSGMLDGTPLAFSSISTPISPGVNQEIQTLAASTVPLAAGMHTLTIAGAADFSSAYTGSIKVTPVPEPETWALMLAGLGALGTLAYRRRAR